The genomic DNA CGAGCCTGCCGAACCCGCCAGCGATGGCGCGACGGCTGAAGCGGGGGCCACCAACAAGCCCACGAGTTTGCTCGTGGGTAGCTGACACTGCCAGCAACACAGGACGACAAGAAGACAACCCTATTTTGCATTCGGTCGCAAGTCGAGGTATGTCGACGCAAAACGGAAGCAACTGGTCCGGCGAATCCGTGGGCCTGGCGTTCAGCCGACTCGCGTTGGGAATCATCTTCGTGGTGTCCGGGGTCGGGAAAGTGTTTGCAATGGGACCAAAAGCATCCGGTATCGACGCGTTCGCCGGAATGCTTGCCCAACTCGGCGTTCCGTTGCCGACCGTCACCGCTTGGGGTGTCGGAGTGCTTGAGTTGGTCGGTGGAGGATTGCTGTTGATCGGACTGCTCACCCGTCTCGTCGCCGCCTTGCTCGCCGTCGATATGGCCGTGGCAACGGTCTTAGTGCACCTTCCCAACGGTTTCGTCGTGTCGGATGGTGGGTACGAGTATACGTTCGTCCTCACGCTCAGCGCGCTTGGCCTCGCGTTGAGTGGCCCTGGTGTGCTATCAGTGAGACGAGCTCTCACCGGGTCGCAGTCGTCCACTTCTCATTGACATCCTCCCACGTCTGGAGTAATC from Halococcus saccharolyticus DSM 5350 includes the following:
- a CDS encoding DoxX family protein — encoded protein: MSTQNGSNWSGESVGLAFSRLALGIIFVVSGVGKVFAMGPKASGIDAFAGMLAQLGVPLPTVTAWGVGVLELVGGGLLLIGLLTRLVAALLAVDMAVATVLVHLPNGFVVSDGGYEYTFVLTLSALGLALSGPGVLSVRRALTGSQSSTSH